The following is a genomic window from Pirellulales bacterium.
TTTCTTCCGGCCGCATCTTGCGCGCCAGGTTGACCTTGGGCCCGGCGATATGACAGTGCATGTCGATGCCGCCCGGCATGACCACCAGCCCGGTGGCATCCAGCGTCCGGTCGGGCGTGTGGGCGGGGTCGTCGGGCGGCTCCACGATCTTGCCGTCGGCGATCCACAAATCGCGGACTTCCCCGCCGACGCCGTTGATCGGATCGTAGACGGTGCCGTCGGAGATCTTGAGTTGGTAGGGCATGATTTGGGGAGAGACGGAGGGAGGGAATGATGCAAGGATAGTTCGCGCCGCGACGACGTTCCCGGAGCGCCAAAAGCAAAGCGGATCGTTCGCCGGATGTCAAGGACGGCAACTCAGACTGCCTACCGCACTCGGCACTTTTTCCGTAAGCTGGGCGACGTTGCCACGATCCCCCTCAACAACCAAAGGTCCTGATGTCCGAAGCTCCTCGCAAAGGCTCGTTGCTGGTTATCTTTCTGACGGTCTTCATCGACTTGCTGGGGTTTGGCATCGTGCTGCCGTTGCTGCCGATCTACGGCGAGGATTTTGCGCTGCAGTACGATTTGACCGATCAGCAGGTCGGTTGGCTCATCGGACTTTTGATGTCGAGCTTCTCGGCGATGCAGTTTTTGTTCCTGCCGGTGTGGGGACGGCTGTCCGATCGCTTCGGCCGACGCCCGATCATTCTCATCGGCCTGACCGCCTCGACCGTGTTTTACGGCATGTTCGGGCTGGCGGCGCTTTATCACAGTCTGCTGGGCCTGTTTCTCACGCGCATCGGCGCCGGCATCGCCGGAGCCACCATCTCGACGGCCCAGGCTTACATCGCCGACACCACGACCAAAGAGAAGCGGGCGAAAGGCATGGCACTCATCGGGGCCGCGTTTGCGCTGGGCTTCACGCTCGGCCCGATGATCGGGGCCGGGTCGCTGTTCCTCGGCCGGCAGGTGGCCGAAAGCCCTTGGCCTGGGTTTGTGGCGTCGCTGATGTCGGCCTTTGCACTCCTGCTGGCGTTCGTCAAGTTGCCCGAATCGATGCAGCCGGAGAGCGGCGTGACGGCCCAGCGGAAGCTGTTCGACCGCTCCGCGTTGCGGGCCGCGCTGGCCATCCCCTCCGTGGGCCTGCTGCTGTTGACTTCGGCGCTGGCCGTCTTTTCGTTCGCCAACTTCGAATCGACGTTGTCGGTGCAGATCGACCACCTGGCGATGAACTCGACGAAGGCCGACGCGCCGCTGTTGGGCTGGCTGTCGGACAAGATCAAAGATTCGGGATACGAGCGGCAGGAAGACGTGGCGATCATCGTCGTCTGCGCGGCCTTTGCGTACCTCGGCCTCATTCTCACGTTGGCCCAGGGCTTTTTGGTGCGGCGGCTGGCCGACCGGCTGAGCGAAGGCGCGATGGCCGTGCTCGGCGGACTGTCGGCACTGGCCGGTTTCGCGCTGCTGGCCGTGGCGACGTTGCGTGGCAGCTTTGAGTTGTTGGTGGGGGCCATGGCCGTGGAGGTGGTCGGCTTTGCGCTGGTGAACCCCTCGCTTCAATCACTGATCTCGCGGCGCAGCGACCCGAACCAGCAGGGCGGCATTTTGGGACTGGCCCAGAGTGCCACCTCGCTGGCCCGCATTCTCGGGCCGGTCTTTGGCCTGCGGCTGTTCAAGCAGTCGCCCGAATATCCTTATTACGGCGCCGCTGGGCTGATGGTGCTGGCCTTACTGTTGATCGTGGTCTCCGTGCGATCGGGACGCGATTTTGGGCACCAGGAGTAGGGTGGGACCAGCGAGCTTGCGAGCGCCGGCCCGCCAGTTCAGGGTTCAGGGTTCAGGGTTCAGGGTTCAGGCGTCAGCCTGTTTGTCCTGACGCCTGAAACCTGACGCCTCGAATCTACGTCTCCGACGTATCCGACCGCACCTGC
Proteins encoded in this region:
- a CDS encoding MFS transporter, producing the protein MSEAPRKGSLLVIFLTVFIDLLGFGIVLPLLPIYGEDFALQYDLTDQQVGWLIGLLMSSFSAMQFLFLPVWGRLSDRFGRRPIILIGLTASTVFYGMFGLAALYHSLLGLFLTRIGAGIAGATISTAQAYIADTTTKEKRAKGMALIGAAFALGFTLGPMIGAGSLFLGRQVAESPWPGFVASLMSAFALLLAFVKLPESMQPESGVTAQRKLFDRSALRAALAIPSVGLLLLTSALAVFSFANFESTLSVQIDHLAMNSTKADAPLLGWLSDKIKDSGYERQEDVAIIVVCAAFAYLGLILTLAQGFLVRRLADRLSEGAMAVLGGLSALAGFALLAVATLRGSFELLVGAMAVEVVGFALVNPSLQSLISRRSDPNQQGGILGLAQSATSLARILGPVFGLRLFKQSPEYPYYGAAGLMVLALLLIVVSVRSGRDFGHQE